The following coding sequences lie in one Posidoniimonas polymericola genomic window:
- a CDS encoding DUF6800 family protein: MPGSERRRELRRRRKRRETVAQFAARIPKASNSEKVEIARKLREMTPGAEELIARWELAEVDR; this comes from the coding sequence ATGCCAGGCAGCGAACGCCGCCGCGAACTACGCCGCCGCCGCAAGCGCCGCGAGACCGTCGCCCAGTTTGCGGCTCGCATCCCCAAGGCGTCCAACAGCGAAAAGGTCGAGATCGCACGCAAGCTGCGTGAGATGACCCCCGGCGCCGAGGAGTTGATCGCCCGGTGGGAGCTCGCCGAGGTCGACCGCTAG
- a CDS encoding M90 family metallopeptidase, translated as MLFSWLKKRSRRRLAKAGLSDELRALLPAAVWQYERLTEDEQRRLEASAAVFLHEKNWEGCGGLPMSDEIRLTIAAQMALFTLGLPGEYFDRVLSVLVYPDAYRVPDEHAAGGMVVGGESTRLGEAWHRGPVVLSWKQVKRAGESRYGGRSLVAHEFAHQLDMLNGRHADGVPPMPDNQSAEHWIETLDAALARLRRDCRRRMDPLMDCYGATDRSEFLAVASEVFFQWPARMAEREPELLAALRGYYRQDPLRWDET; from the coding sequence ATGCTGTTCTCGTGGCTCAAGAAGCGATCGCGCCGCCGGCTGGCGAAGGCCGGCCTATCGGACGAGTTGCGGGCGCTGCTGCCCGCGGCGGTGTGGCAGTACGAGCGGCTGACGGAGGACGAGCAGCGGCGGCTGGAGGCGTCGGCCGCGGTGTTCTTGCACGAGAAGAATTGGGAGGGGTGCGGCGGCCTGCCGATGAGCGACGAGATCCGGCTGACCATCGCCGCCCAGATGGCGCTGTTCACGCTCGGCCTGCCGGGCGAGTACTTCGACCGCGTGCTGTCGGTGCTGGTTTACCCGGATGCGTACCGCGTGCCGGACGAGCACGCGGCGGGCGGGATGGTGGTCGGCGGCGAGTCGACCCGCCTCGGCGAGGCGTGGCACCGCGGCCCGGTGGTGTTGTCGTGGAAGCAGGTGAAGCGGGCGGGGGAGTCGCGCTACGGCGGCCGCAGTTTGGTGGCGCACGAGTTTGCCCACCAGCTCGACATGCTCAACGGCCGCCACGCCGACGGCGTGCCGCCGATGCCCGACAACCAATCCGCCGAGCACTGGATCGAGACATTGGACGCCGCGCTCGCGCGGCTGCGGCGGGACTGCCGCCGCAGGATGGACCCGCTGATGGACTGCTACGGGGCGACCGACCGCAGCGAGTTCTTGGCGGTCGCCAGCGAGGTGTTCTTCCAGTGGCCCGCCCGGATGGCCGAACGCGAGCCCGAGCTGTTGGCGGCCCTCCGCGGTTACTACCGTCAGGACCCGCTGCGGTGGGACGAAACCTAG
- a CDS encoding phenylacetate--CoA ligase family protein, which translates to MPLSTYEERRAWERLDRAELESRQLEKLNHLLAELRAAGGFYADKLADAPDNVASLAEFSNLPFTYKDELPAGESVDGHADGAVNRTYPLARYVRFHQTSGSRGRPMAVYDTQEDWEWWLEGWQYVLDAAGVESDDRAMLAFSFGPFVGFWSAFDALAARGVLTIPGGGMGSLTRLDLIRRSEANVLLSTPNYAMRLAEVAAEHQLPLAELPVEKIIVAGEPGGSVPAVRERIEQTWGARLFDHAGATEVGPWGYSEVAGGRREGRGVYVNESQFLAEFLSVETGQPAGEGELSHLVITTLGRAGAPVIRYRTGDLVRPAWSVEGDNNFVFLEGGVLSRADDMMIIRGVNVFPAAIDQILRGFPEVVEYRMTARKHGEMDELVVEVEDRLQDPRRIAEELQVRLGLTIDVRLAPAMSLPRSEGKSQRFVDLRNT; encoded by the coding sequence ATGCCGCTTTCGACCTATGAAGAACGCCGCGCGTGGGAGCGACTCGACCGCGCCGAGCTTGAGTCGCGCCAGCTCGAGAAGCTCAACCACCTGCTCGCTGAGTTGCGTGCCGCGGGCGGTTTCTACGCCGACAAGCTGGCCGACGCGCCCGACAATGTCGCGTCGCTCGCCGAGTTCAGCAACCTGCCGTTCACGTACAAGGACGAGCTGCCCGCCGGCGAGTCTGTCGATGGGCACGCGGACGGGGCCGTCAATCGGACCTACCCGCTGGCCCGCTACGTGCGGTTCCACCAGACGTCGGGCTCGCGCGGTCGGCCGATGGCGGTGTACGACACGCAGGAGGACTGGGAGTGGTGGCTCGAGGGCTGGCAGTACGTGCTCGACGCGGCCGGCGTTGAGTCCGACGATCGGGCCATGCTGGCGTTCAGCTTCGGGCCGTTCGTAGGGTTCTGGAGCGCGTTCGACGCCCTCGCCGCGCGGGGCGTGCTGACGATCCCGGGCGGCGGCATGGGGAGCCTCACGCGGCTGGACCTGATCCGCCGCTCGGAAGCCAACGTGCTGCTCTCGACGCCAAACTACGCGATGCGGCTGGCAGAGGTCGCGGCCGAGCACCAGCTGCCGCTGGCCGAGCTGCCGGTCGAGAAGATCATTGTCGCCGGCGAGCCGGGCGGCAGCGTGCCGGCGGTGCGGGAACGGATCGAGCAGACGTGGGGCGCCAGGCTGTTCGACCACGCCGGCGCGACCGAGGTCGGCCCGTGGGGCTACAGCGAGGTCGCCGGGGGCCGGCGCGAGGGCAGGGGGGTGTACGTCAACGAGAGCCAGTTCCTAGCGGAGTTCCTCTCGGTCGAGACCGGCCAGCCGGCCGGCGAAGGAGAGCTGTCGCACCTGGTGATCACAACCCTTGGCCGCGCGGGCGCGCCGGTCATCCGGTACCGCACCGGCGACCTCGTGCGGCCCGCCTGGAGCGTCGAGGGCGACAACAACTTTGTGTTCCTGGAGGGGGGCGTGCTGTCGCGGGCGGACGACATGATGATCATCCGCGGCGTCAACGTGTTCCCGGCGGCGATTGACCAGATCCTCCGCGGCTTCCCCGAGGTGGTCGAGTACCGCATGACCGCCCGCAAGCACGGCGAGATGGACGAGCTGGTCGTGGAGGTTGAGGACCGCCTGCAAGATCCCCGCCGGATCGCCGAAGAACTGCAGGTGCGGCTGGGACTGACCATCGACGTGCGGCTGGCCCCCGCGATGTCGCTGCCGCGGAGCGAGGGCAAGTCGCAGCGCTTCGTCGACCTCCGCAACACCTAA
- a CDS encoding outer membrane protein assembly factor BamB family protein, with the protein MLCGYTRPLLALAFIASVPHPSSADWPRFRGPNGDGLAPAADIPLNWTPDNTLWLVELGGVGHGSPVIAGDRLFVVAAAADSASISLDCYHAISGKRLWRREQPGQPTHLHALNSYASGTPAVADGVVAVSWADAESFYLAAYSVEGRELWRKDLGGYSSSHGYSRSPIIVDGVVYLASNQQSGSYVLAADLHSGDEQWRRELEPGKASYDTPCVVPTAAGGQALVVGSSELRMDAVDLKTGEVAWSADGVFPQRCVSSPIYAGGLVFESSGSGGGGKLLVGVRPPQAGTKAAEVAVEIGRGAPYVPTPLALGDMLVVWHERGSVAGFDISTGKQLWQERLGGKYFASPVAVGDVVWNVSMDGEAVALAADRDGCRVLARNNLGEPTEATLAVAGNRLYVRTEKSLMCIGTPQTAAVLPARH; encoded by the coding sequence ATGCTTTGTGGATACACTCGGCCCCTGCTGGCGTTGGCCTTTATCGCAAGCGTCCCCCACCCATCGAGCGCCGACTGGCCGCGGTTCCGCGGGCCCAACGGCGATGGCCTGGCGCCGGCGGCCGATATCCCGCTCAACTGGACGCCCGACAACACGCTGTGGCTGGTCGAGCTGGGGGGCGTGGGGCACGGCTCGCCGGTGATTGCCGGCGACCGGCTGTTCGTCGTAGCCGCCGCTGCGGACTCGGCCAGCATCAGCCTCGACTGCTACCACGCGATCTCCGGCAAGCGTCTCTGGCGCCGCGAGCAGCCCGGCCAGCCGACCCACCTGCACGCGCTGAACAGTTACGCGTCGGGCACGCCCGCGGTGGCCGACGGCGTGGTCGCCGTGAGCTGGGCCGACGCGGAGTCGTTCTACCTGGCGGCGTACTCGGTCGAGGGCCGGGAGCTGTGGCGGAAGGACCTCGGCGGCTACTCGAGCAGCCACGGATACTCCCGCTCGCCAATCATCGTCGACGGCGTCGTGTACCTGGCGAGCAACCAGCAGTCGGGCTCGTACGTGCTGGCGGCCGACCTGCACAGCGGCGACGAGCAGTGGCGGCGCGAGCTCGAGCCCGGCAAGGCGTCGTACGACACGCCGTGCGTTGTGCCGACCGCCGCCGGCGGCCAAGCCCTGGTGGTCGGCAGCAGCGAGCTGCGGATGGACGCCGTCGACCTGAAGACCGGCGAGGTGGCATGGTCGGCCGACGGGGTCTTCCCGCAGCGCTGCGTCAGCTCGCCGATCTACGCCGGCGGCCTGGTGTTCGAGTCGTCGGGCAGCGGCGGCGGCGGCAAGTTGCTGGTCGGCGTGCGGCCCCCGCAAGCGGGTACGAAGGCGGCCGAGGTCGCGGTCGAGATCGGCCGCGGCGCGCCCTACGTGCCGACGCCGCTCGCGCTGGGCGACATGCTGGTGGTGTGGCACGAACGAGGCTCGGTGGCCGGCTTCGATATCAGCACCGGCAAGCAGCTGTGGCAGGAGCGTTTGGGCGGCAAGTACTTTGCCTCGCCGGTGGCGGTGGGCGACGTCGTGTGGAACGTGTCGATGGACGGCGAAGCGGTGGCCCTGGCCGCCGACCGCGACGGCTGCCGCGTGCTCGCCCGCAACAACCTGGGCGAGCCAACCGAGGCGACCCTGGCGGTCGCCGGCAACCGGTTGTACGTCCGCACAGAGAAATCGCTGATGTGCATCGGCACGCCGCAGACCGCGGCGGTCCTACCCGCCCGGCATTGA
- a CDS encoding DUF6666 family protein produces the protein MTTARVVACAATLLGGMRLLAQAGEACLLLPTPPPIVDAAVTPVDYSPIDGSPVDVLPVNFTLGSACAARCRDDWSLFAGLEGSKQPQDFGINAHFGARVALNYGRLVSDDSTLGWQVGTAVVATDNAVQVVERVEGSSSRLQSFTTLGVFQHTDIGVHWSIVYDLLWQDYYDDFFLGQWRGEWGLDLGCQDRVGVMAMLHGHGDAGSFGGTGVYLRPINQASLFWRHAWPTGGAVRGWVGLADGHAEANAALGDWPRRDAMMVFGSDFRVPLTDYLALTGQANFIMPADTGTVDAFLGFEYFPGGRSATGRAARPLLPVASNATFSVDLFR, from the coding sequence ATGACCACTGCCCGCGTCGTGGCGTGCGCCGCGACCCTGCTCGGCGGCATGCGGCTGCTCGCCCAGGCCGGCGAGGCTTGCCTGCTGCTCCCTACGCCGCCGCCCATCGTCGACGCCGCCGTGACGCCGGTCGACTACTCGCCGATCGACGGTTCGCCCGTCGACGTTTTGCCGGTCAACTTCACGCTGGGCTCCGCCTGCGCCGCCCGCTGCCGGGACGACTGGTCGCTCTTCGCTGGGCTGGAGGGCTCGAAGCAGCCGCAGGACTTTGGGATCAACGCCCACTTTGGCGCGCGGGTCGCGCTCAACTACGGCCGACTCGTCAGCGACGACTCGACCCTTGGCTGGCAGGTTGGCACGGCGGTCGTGGCGACCGACAACGCCGTGCAGGTGGTCGAGCGCGTCGAGGGGTCGAGCAGCCGGCTGCAGTCGTTCACGACCCTCGGCGTGTTCCAGCACACCGACATCGGCGTGCACTGGAGCATCGTCTACGACCTCTTGTGGCAGGACTACTACGACGACTTCTTCCTCGGCCAGTGGCGCGGCGAGTGGGGCCTCGACCTTGGCTGCCAGGACCGAGTCGGCGTGATGGCGATGCTGCACGGGCACGGCGACGCCGGCTCGTTCGGAGGGACCGGCGTCTACCTGCGGCCGATCAACCAGGCGAGCCTGTTCTGGCGCCACGCCTGGCCGACCGGCGGCGCGGTGCGCGGCTGGGTCGGCCTGGCCGACGGCCACGCCGAGGCGAACGCCGCGCTGGGCGACTGGCCCCGCCGCGACGCGATGATGGTGTTCGGCTCCGACTTCCGCGTGCCGCTGACCGACTACCTGGCGCTGACCGGGCAGGCCAACTTCATCATGCCCGCCGACACCGGCACGGTCGACGCCTTCCTGGGCTTCGAGTACTTCCCGGGCGGCCGCTCCGCCACCGGCCGCGCCGCCCGCCCACTGCTCCCGGTCGCCAGCAACGCGACGTTCTCGGTCGATCTGTTCCGGTAG
- a CDS encoding HD-GYP domain-containing protein: MARAPASLTPELTSPIAVGFSPDVERKVKMSGLVAALSYALDITEGQPAGHAARTCLIGMRLAELLGLPVADRSDLFYALLLKDLGCSSNASKMCYLFGADDRTVKRDLKSVDWPKMSESFKFLTKQVSPEGSPVQRALKIAAMLLKGPKGAQQLVETRCERGAEIARGMGFSDGVALAITHLDEHWDGQGHPEGRQGLEISPLARIAGLAQTFEVFHAQLGRDAALAMAATRSGGWFEPALVELLAALPADDRLWADLRSGEPDQLVTQYEPDDRVMMIDELGVDRVAEGFAQVVDAKSPWTFRHSDEVARIAVGMGERLGFTPAEQRAIRRMALLHDLGKLGVSNAVLDKPGRPTDDEFAQLKRHPRYTHDILVRAGCFQDLADVAAAHHEKLDGRGYHRGIPAAELPIGARLLCVADMYEAMTASRPYREGMPQEKVLGILDSEAGTQICPESVASLKLWLSHAEFESRVNDQMQALDRLMDELT, from the coding sequence ATGGCCCGCGCACCCGCGTCATTAACCCCCGAACTCACTTCGCCGATCGCGGTCGGATTCTCGCCGGACGTTGAGCGGAAGGTCAAGATGTCCGGGCTGGTCGCGGCGCTGTCGTACGCGCTCGACATCACCGAGGGCCAGCCGGCCGGGCACGCGGCGCGGACCTGCCTGATCGGCATGCGGCTGGCGGAGCTGCTCGGGCTGCCGGTCGCCGACCGCTCCGACCTGTTCTACGCGCTGCTGCTCAAGGACCTGGGCTGCAGCAGCAACGCGTCGAAGATGTGCTACCTGTTCGGCGCCGACGACCGCACCGTCAAACGCGACCTCAAGTCGGTTGACTGGCCGAAGATGTCCGAGAGCTTCAAGTTCCTCACCAAGCAGGTCTCGCCAGAGGGCTCGCCGGTCCAGCGGGCGCTCAAGATTGCGGCGATGCTGCTCAAGGGACCCAAGGGCGCTCAGCAGCTGGTTGAGACCCGCTGCGAGCGCGGCGCCGAGATCGCCCGCGGCATGGGCTTCAGCGACGGCGTCGCCCTCGCCATCACGCACCTCGACGAGCACTGGGACGGTCAGGGCCACCCCGAGGGGCGTCAGGGGCTGGAGATCTCGCCGCTGGCGCGGATCGCCGGCCTGGCGCAGACCTTCGAGGTGTTCCACGCCCAGCTCGGCCGCGACGCGGCGTTGGCGATGGCCGCCACGCGGAGCGGCGGCTGGTTCGAGCCCGCCCTGGTCGAACTGCTCGCCGCGCTCCCTGCCGACGACCGGCTGTGGGCCGACCTCCGCTCGGGCGAGCCCGACCAGCTAGTGACCCAGTACGAGCCGGACGACCGCGTGATGATGATCGACGAACTCGGGGTTGACCGCGTGGCGGAGGGCTTCGCCCAAGTGGTCGACGCCAAGAGCCCGTGGACCTTCCGCCACTCCGACGAGGTGGCGCGGATCGCGGTCGGCATGGGCGAGCGGCTCGGCTTCACGCCGGCCGAGCAGCGGGCGATCCGGCGGATGGCGCTGCTGCACGACCTCGGCAAGCTGGGGGTCTCCAACGCGGTGCTCGACAAGCCGGGCCGGCCGACCGACGACGAGTTTGCACAGCTCAAGCGGCACCCCCGGTACACGCACGACATCCTCGTCCGCGCCGGCTGCTTCCAGGACCTGGCCGACGTCGCGGCCGCGCACCACGAGAAACTCGACGGCCGCGGCTACCACCGCGGCATCCCGGCGGCGGAGCTGCCGATCGGCGCCCGCCTGCTGTGCGTCGCCGACATGTACGAGGCGATGACCGCCTCGCGGCCTTACCGCGAAGGGATGCCCCAAGAGAAGGTGCTCGGGATCCTCGACAGCGAGGCCGGCACGCAGATCTGCCCGGAGTCGGTAGCCTCGCTCAAGCTGTGGCTCAGCCACGCAGAGTTCGAGAGTCGGGTGAACGATCAGATGCAGGCACTCGACCGCCTGATGGACGAGCTGACCTAG
- a CDS encoding SulP family inorganic anion transporter, translating into MLDLFASRERNFKNDVLSGITVALALVPEAVAFAFVAGVSPVIGLYSAFFLGLITAVFGGRPGMISGATGAMAVVVVTLVAQHGVEYLFPAVMLCGLFQIAVGIGRLGKLIRMVPHPVVLGFVNGLAIVIFMAQFGSFQTINELGQAAYMRGPALWIMLGLIGLTMAIIWLLPKLTKAVPASLVAILVVTLAATGLNRSLDPSLAAKNQSNVVLTVSDMLVTKSKLAAAGEEHGAVQDKTEAEAAEAALAAQEITPESVSLSAGLPRLFFWEYTVPPLSLKTLWIILPYSCILAAVGLIESLMTLTLIDEITETRGQGNRECIGQGLANLTCGLFGGMGGCAMIGQSLINVNSGGRGRLSGIVAAVGLLLIVLFLAPWIEMIPMAALVGVMFMVVIGTFEWASLHMATKVPATDYAVMVLVAGYTAIMHDLATAVILGVIASALAFAWQHAKHIGADVKHNEFGSKIYQLHGPLFFASTSSFKELFDPKNDPDDVVIDFYYTRVYDQSALEAINFLADKYEQQGKRLHLTHLSAECRRLLDRASSLVEVNVSEDPHYHVATDRILVDQDQAEDHREASGEEVAVAT; encoded by the coding sequence ATGCTCGACCTGTTTGCCTCCCGAGAACGCAACTTCAAGAACGATGTCCTCTCGGGCATCACGGTCGCCCTGGCGCTGGTGCCCGAGGCCGTGGCGTTCGCCTTCGTGGCGGGCGTTTCGCCGGTGATCGGGCTCTACTCGGCGTTCTTCCTGGGGCTGATCACCGCGGTGTTCGGCGGCCGGCCCGGCATGATCTCGGGCGCCACCGGCGCGATGGCCGTCGTGGTCGTGACGCTGGTCGCGCAGCACGGCGTCGAGTACCTGTTCCCGGCCGTGATGCTGTGTGGGCTGTTTCAGATCGCGGTCGGCATCGGGCGGCTCGGCAAGCTGATCCGGATGGTGCCGCACCCGGTGGTGCTCGGCTTTGTGAACGGCCTGGCGATCGTGATCTTCATGGCCCAGTTCGGCAGCTTCCAAACGATCAACGAACTCGGCCAGGCCGCCTACATGCGGGGGCCGGCGCTGTGGATCATGCTCGGGCTTATCGGGCTGACGATGGCCATCATCTGGCTGCTGCCGAAGCTGACCAAGGCGGTGCCGGCCTCGCTGGTGGCGATCCTGGTCGTGACCCTGGCGGCGACCGGCCTAAACCGCTCGCTCGACCCCAGCCTGGCCGCCAAGAACCAGTCGAACGTCGTGCTGACGGTGAGCGACATGCTGGTGACCAAATCAAAGCTCGCCGCTGCCGGTGAGGAGCACGGCGCTGTGCAGGATAAGACCGAGGCCGAGGCCGCCGAGGCGGCGCTCGCCGCGCAAGAAATCACCCCAGAGTCCGTCAGCCTCAGCGCCGGGCTGCCGCGGCTGTTCTTCTGGGAGTACACGGTCCCGCCGCTCTCGCTCAAGACCCTGTGGATCATCCTGCCGTACTCCTGCATCCTGGCGGCGGTCGGGCTGATCGAGTCGCTGATGACGCTCACCCTGATCGACGAGATCACCGAGACCCGCGGCCAGGGCAACCGCGAGTGCATCGGCCAGGGCCTGGCCAACCTGACCTGCGGCCTGTTCGGCGGCATGGGCGGGTGCGCGATGATCGGCCAGTCGCTGATCAACGTCAATTCCGGCGGACGCGGGAGGCTGTCGGGCATCGTGGCGGCGGTCGGCCTGCTGCTGATCGTGCTGTTCCTGGCGCCCTGGATCGAGATGATCCCGATGGCAGCGCTGGTCGGTGTGATGTTCATGGTGGTGATCGGCACGTTCGAGTGGGCCTCGCTGCACATGGCCACGAAGGTCCCCGCGACCGACTACGCCGTGATGGTGCTGGTGGCCGGCTACACCGCCATCATGCACGACCTGGCGACCGCGGTGATCCTGGGCGTGATCGCCTCGGCCCTGGCGTTCGCCTGGCAGCACGCCAAGCACATCGGCGCGGACGTCAAGCACAACGAGTTCGGCAGCAAGATCTACCAGCTGCACGGGCCGCTGTTCTTCGCGTCGACCTCGTCGTTCAAGGAGCTGTTCGACCCGAAGAACGACCCGGACGACGTCGTGATCGACTTCTACTACACCCGCGTGTACGACCAGTCGGCCCTCGAGGCGATCAACTTCCTGGCCGACAAGTACGAGCAGCAGGGCAAGCGCCTGCACCTGACGCACCTCAGCGCCGAGTGCCGCAGGCTGCTGGACCGCGCGAGCAGCCTGGTCGAGGTGAACGTGTCGGAGGACCCGCACTACCACGTCGCGACCGACCGGATCCTGGTCGACCAAGACCAGGCCGAAGACCACCGCGAGGCGAGCGGCGAAGAGGTCGCGGTCGCGACCTAG
- a CDS encoding sigma 54-interacting transcriptional regulator produces the protein MYAYFTVLNGEQIGDNLPLDAEVENLVGRGGDCQVALQDRICSRVHAIVRLDDEAWVIADADSRNGTFVNGQKVAEATLADGHTVKIGATELEFHQSADPLTAEDDAASLTQTIVQNMEVSENSLNEASLTGLPNAEQVKELMLLYQLCIRLLGSGDTDQVVHTALDLLKTRTSASVVGFLWLNEQGELRPKMVLPTDAASRVSLSPSLTELVSKQGHAVWVANQGGKDATEKLEHFADAICAPLVKRSPEGERNTLGAIHVYLEAGRFRQSDFDFIISVANIVVTALARAMQFNSMRSNYERLVSTSPGYDELIGESEPMLALKNKISRVARAAGCVLVRGESGAGKELVARAIHRASPRAERPMVSVNCAAIPADLMESQLFGHKAGSFTGADRDHTGYFQQADLGTLFLDEVGEMTLEGQAKLLRVMEGHPFLPVGATEPISVDVRVVAATNQDLQDYVRKGKFREDLYYRLSVFELYLPPLRDRDDDIGRLVEFFLDHFRKQHGRPGLRLSSKAVHRLLEYRWPGNVRQLRNVIDSAVVMADGDEIEPGDLALRDSGREELDTLQIDQWEKKLIIEALKRTSDNVPEAAKLLGIGRATLYRKIEQYHIER, from the coding sequence TTGTACGCCTATTTCACGGTCCTCAACGGCGAACAGATCGGCGACAACCTGCCGCTTGACGCGGAGGTCGAGAACCTCGTCGGCCGCGGCGGCGACTGCCAGGTCGCGCTGCAGGACCGCATCTGCTCGCGCGTGCACGCCATCGTGCGGCTCGACGACGAAGCCTGGGTCATCGCCGACGCCGACAGCCGCAACGGCACCTTCGTCAACGGGCAGAAGGTGGCCGAGGCGACCCTGGCCGACGGGCACACGGTCAAGATCGGCGCGACCGAGCTGGAGTTCCACCAGAGCGCCGACCCGCTCACCGCCGAGGACGACGCCGCCAGCCTTACGCAGACGATCGTCCAGAACATGGAGGTCAGCGAGAACTCGCTCAACGAGGCCTCGCTGACCGGGCTGCCCAACGCCGAGCAGGTCAAGGAGCTGATGCTGCTGTACCAGCTCTGCATCCGCCTCTTGGGGAGCGGCGACACCGACCAGGTCGTGCACACGGCGCTCGACCTGTTGAAGACCCGCACCAGCGCGTCGGTGGTCGGCTTCCTGTGGCTCAACGAGCAGGGCGAGCTGCGCCCCAAGATGGTGCTGCCGACCGACGCCGCCAGCCGCGTGTCGCTCAGCCCGTCGCTGACGGAGCTGGTCTCTAAGCAGGGGCACGCGGTGTGGGTCGCCAACCAGGGCGGCAAGGACGCGACCGAGAAGCTCGAGCACTTTGCCGACGCCATCTGCGCGCCGCTGGTCAAACGCAGCCCCGAGGGCGAGCGCAACACCCTCGGCGCCATCCACGTCTACCTCGAGGCGGGCCGCTTCCGCCAGTCGGACTTCGACTTCATCATCTCGGTCGCCAACATCGTGGTGACCGCGCTCGCCCGGGCGATGCAGTTCAACTCAATGCGCTCCAACTACGAGCGGCTGGTGAGCACCTCGCCCGGCTATGACGAGCTGATCGGCGAGAGCGAACCGATGCTGGCGCTGAAGAACAAGATCAGCCGCGTCGCCCGCGCGGCCGGCTGCGTGCTGGTCCGCGGCGAGAGCGGCGCCGGCAAGGAGCTGGTCGCCCGCGCCATCCACCGCGCCAGTCCCCGCGCCGAGCGGCCGATGGTGTCGGTCAACTGCGCGGCGATCCCGGCCGACCTGATGGAGAGCCAGCTGTTCGGGCACAAGGCGGGCTCGTTCACCGGCGCCGACCGCGACCACACCGGCTACTTCCAGCAGGCCGACCTCGGCACGCTGTTCCTCGACGAGGTCGGCGAGATGACCCTCGAGGGCCAGGCCAAGCTGCTCCGCGTGATGGAGGGGCACCCGTTCCTGCCGGTCGGCGCCACCGAGCCGATCTCGGTCGACGTGCGGGTCGTGGCGGCCACCAACCAGGACCTGCAGGACTACGTCCGCAAAGGCAAATTCCGCGAGGACCTGTACTACCGGCTGAGCGTGTTCGAGCTGTACCTGCCTCCCTTGCGCGACCGCGACGACGACATCGGCCGGCTGGTCGAGTTCTTCCTCGACCACTTCCGCAAGCAGCACGGCCGCCCCGGCCTGCGGCTCAGCAGCAAGGCGGTGCACCGGCTGCTGGAGTACCGCTGGCCCGGCAACGTGCGGCAGCTCCGCAACGTGATCGACAGCGCCGTGGTGATGGCCGACGGCGACGAGATCGAGCCCGGCGACCTGGCCCTCCGCGACTCGGGCCGCGAGGAGCTCGACACCCTGCAGATCGACCAGTGGGAGAAGAAGCTCATCATCGAGGCCCTCAAACGCACCTCCGACAACGTGCCGGAGGCGGCCAAGCTGCTAGGCATCGGCCGCGCGACGCTTTATCGGAAGATTGAGCAGTATCATATCGAGCGGTGA
- the epsC gene encoding serine O-acetyltransferase EpsC yields MATDFRLKERLPRLTDRLVETYSQHAIINHLDHCPLPKEAAVIDAVSDLQEILFPGYRRREGLHHGNIQYYVGDLVDRLHDQLTKQVGRALLHEAGGHCDDDTDFEALGQAKVLEFLDRLPQIRAQLATDVQAAYDGDPACKCPAEVIFCYPGLEAVTVHRLAHELYKLEIPFIPRIMAEWAHSKTGIDIHPGATIGDYFFIDHGTGVVIGETCEIGDHVKIYQGVTLGAVSFPTDENGQLVRDQKRHPTIENHVVVYANATILGGRTVIGAHSVIGSSVWLTKSVAPHTTVTMEAPSLRIKNEESDALKPEVNYKI; encoded by the coding sequence ATGGCGACCGACTTCCGACTCAAAGAGCGGCTCCCCCGGCTTACCGACCGGCTGGTTGAGACCTACAGCCAGCACGCGATCATCAACCACCTGGACCACTGCCCGCTGCCCAAAGAGGCGGCCGTGATCGACGCGGTGTCCGACCTGCAGGAGATCCTGTTCCCCGGGTACCGCCGCCGCGAGGGCCTGCACCACGGCAACATCCAGTACTACGTCGGCGACCTGGTCGACCGGCTGCACGACCAGCTCACCAAGCAGGTCGGCCGCGCCCTGCTGCACGAGGCGGGCGGGCACTGCGACGACGACACCGACTTCGAGGCCCTCGGCCAGGCGAAGGTGCTCGAGTTCCTCGACCGCCTGCCGCAGATACGCGCCCAGCTCGCCACCGACGTCCAGGCCGCCTACGACGGCGACCCCGCGTGCAAGTGCCCCGCCGAGGTGATCTTCTGCTACCCGGGCCTCGAAGCCGTGACCGTCCACCGGCTGGCGCACGAGCTCTACAAGCTCGAGATCCCGTTCATTCCCCGCATCATGGCCGAGTGGGCCCACTCCAAGACCGGCATCGACATCCACCCGGGCGCGACCATCGGCGACTACTTCTTTATCGACCACGGCACGGGCGTCGTGATCGGCGAGACCTGCGAGATCGGCGACCACGTGAAGATCTACCAGGGCGTGACCCTGGGCGCCGTCAGCTTCCCGACCGACGAGAACGGCCAGCTGGTCCGCGACCAGAAACGCCACCCGACGATCGAGAACCACGTGGTGGTGTACGCCAACGCCACGATCCTGGGCGGCCGGACCGTGATCGGCGCGCACTCGGTGATCGGGTCGAGTGTCTGGTTGACAAAGAGCGTCGCCCCGCACACCACGGTCACGATGGAAGCGCCCAGCCTGCGCATCAAGAACGAGGAGTCCGACGCGCTGAAGCCGGAGGTCAACTACAAGATCTGA